A region of the Variovorax sp. 54 genome:
TGGTAAGGCTGCTGCCTAGGGTGCGGGCGCGGGCGCATCGAGCGCCAGCCTCAACCGCGTGACGTTGGGATTGCCCGGATCGCGCTGCAGCGTGAACCCCAGCTTGCGCGCCAGCGCCAGCATGCCGACGTTGTCGTAGAGCGTGATGTCCGCCAGCTGCTTCACGCCGGCTGCGGTGGCCGCATCGATCAGCTTGCGCATGAGCTTCAGGGCGAGTCCGTGGTGCTGCCACGCATCGGCGATCACGATGGCGAACTCGGCGATGTGCGCCGTCTCCGGCGTGTCCCCGCGCACGTAGCGCACCACGCCCATCTGCTGCTCGGCGCCGTCGACTGCAGCGGTTGCGATGAGCGCGAGCTCGCGGTCGTAGTCGATGTGGGTCATGCGCCAGAGCTCGTCGGACTGGGGCTTGCGTGGCGACAGCAGCCGGTGGTAGCCCGTTTCGTTCGACAGGCTCGCCACGAAGGCCGTGTGCATTTCAAGATCGTCCGCGCGGATCGGCCGGATGCGCAAGCGCGTGCCGTCGGCGAGTTGCCAGTCTTCGACAAGATGGCCGGGGTAGTCGTGGGGCGCTTGCGTTGCCATGGGTGGGTTTTGCCACGCGCCCCATGGCAGGTCAACGAGACATGCCCTGCTCCTGCCTCTTCTTCACTTCAGGGCACCAGGAACGAATGCACCAGCGTCAGCTCGCCGGGCTTGCGCAGCGGCACGCGAAACACCTGCTGCTTTTCCTTGGGCGTGCCCTCGTCCTGCAGGATCGCCACCTGCGCGGTCGTGATGGCGTCGCGCTGCTCGCCCGCGCCGAAGTAGTTCACGAACACGTGGTACGCCCCTTGCACCGGGCTGGGCGTGGCGAAGATCTCGGGGCCGAAGCCGGTCGTCACGTCCACGTCGAGTGCGCCGCCGTTGGGGGCCACGCGCGCGCCGTAGAACACGTGCTGGCCGTCGGGCGAGACCACGTGCAGGTCGAGGTCGGTGCTGTCGCTGTCCCAGCTCAGCACGATGCGCAGCTTCACGGGCACGCGGCTGGCCTGCGTCTCGTAGAACTGGGAGCGCGCCACCTCGCCGTTGGGCGAGCGCACTTCCACGCCGTGGCTGCCGCTGCCGAACGACCAGGGCCGCGCAAAGTTGCCCTTCTCGTCGGTCAGCAGCGGAATGGCGATGCCGTCCACGATGAGGCGCGCAGGCGTGCGCGGGGCGGTGTCCTTCGCGTCCTTTGATTTGGGCGTGGCCGCGATGCGGCCGCGGATCAGCGAGGCCTCGGAGCGTCCGTTGGCGTTCACGCTGCTGGCCGGGTAGTGCACTTCCTGCACGAAGTCCTGCTGCCGGGCCGGGGCGTTGCGCCAGCCGCCGCGCGGGGTGTCGAGCGTGGTCTGGGCGTGCGCTGCGACGCCGGCAAGGCAAGAGAGCAGGCCGATGGCCGCGAAGGCGGCGCGGTGCGCCAGAAAAGAGTGGTTCATGAGTCTGCCAGTTGCTGCGCAAGCCGTTCGATGAAGGTTTCGTCCTGCCCGTGGGGATGGTCGCGGAACGCGAGGTGCAGGTATTCGTGGATGAGCGCGACGCGGCCTTCGCGGCTGTGCCACTCGCGCACCCGGATCACCAGCCGTCGCTGGTCGGAATGGGGCACGCCCATGGCGAGCTGGCACACGCGCAGCGTGTCGTCCACGGGCTGGAAGCCGGCCTCGGCGCGCAGCACGCGGCGCCAGCGCTGCTGGCGTTCGGCCAGCCATTGCTGCGCCTGTGGCAGGGGCGTGCAATCGGCCTCGGCCCGGAACGACGCCAGGCTGCCGCGCGGGTACGCCGTGCGCAGGATGGCCGCAAAGGGCTGCCCCTGGCGCCCCGCAGCGACCGCGGCCTGCCACGACATCACGCCGGGCGAGGCCTGGTCGCCGTGGTAGCGCACCGCCTGCCCGTCGACCACGAGGCCCTCGGTGAACGCGGCCACGGCGCGCGCCGATGCGCTCGGCGGGTTGGGGCTCACGCGCTGCGTGCGGCTGTCGTCGGCGATCTGGCGGCAGCCGCCGGTCTCGGTGGCGTTCTGCAGCACGTAGGTGCGCGCTGCAATGGCCAGGGCGCGGGCGGCTTCGGTTTCGCGTGCATCGCCTTCGCGATCGAGCACGCGCGCCACGTAGTCTTCGAGCGGCAGGCGCGCGGCGATGCGCGGGCCGTCCGCGCCGTAGCGCAGCACCTGGGCGGGCACGGCTTCCATCACCAGCTGCGAACCGTTCTGGAACGCGATGCGGTAGCGCCCGCGCAACGGGCCGGCCGGTGCGGCGGTGGTGTTGCCCGGCACGGCGCGCTGCACGATGGTGATCGGGTAGCGCTGGAAGAAGTCGACGGCGATGCAGGGCTGCGCGCTGACGGCCACGCCGTCCGGCACGGGCGCTGCCAGGCCATGGGCGGCCCACTGTGCGGCCATCCATGTCGCGTCGGCGCGCAGCGCGCTGCGGCTGGTGCCGGCATCGCCGAACCAGAACGGCGTGCCGTCGGCCAGCCAGCCGGCGGCGCCGCCGACGGGCTGCGTGCCTTCGCGCCATGACCAGGTCTTCAGGCGCGGCCCGCCGCCCAGCGCGGCGAGCACGTCGTCGTCGCGCACCGTGACGGGCTGCAGGGCCTGGCGCGCGGCCGTGCGCGCGGAGGCGGGCACCTGCCGCAGCGCGGCCAGCAACTCGGACACGGGCACCCGCGTGTCAGGCTGCATCGCGTCCAGGCGCAGCAGCCAGGCGGGGGCGTCGTGGTCACGCCAGAAGCGCGTCCAGTCGGCGGCACGGATGCCGAGGCGCGCGGGTTCGAAGTAGGGGCCGCAGGATTGGGCCAGCGCCTGTGCGCGGCCGATGCTGGCACCGGGGTCGCAGCAGTATTCGTCGTCGGTGCGGCGCTGCGCGCTGGCACAGCGGTAGGTCGGCTCCTGCGTGGCGTTGACGCTCAGGTAGCTGTAGACGAAGAGCTTCCACACGCTGCCCAGCGGTGCCTGCAAGGCATCCGATGCGGGAAGGCGCGTGGTGCCTTGTGGCGTGCGTTCGACCGCGACCATGCCTTCGTCGGTGAGCCAGGCCAGGCGCGGTTGAACTTTGGTGGGTGCCGCTGCGAGAGCGGGCAGGGCCAGCGCGACGGCAAGCGCGACCGCGCCGGCGCCCGAGGCTGCCAGTCGCGAGAACACCCGTGCCGCTTTCATGAAGGCCTTGTCGTCCGCGTCTTCAGCGCACTTCGACGCCGGCCCAGCGGCCGTCGCCTTCGAAGGCCTTGGCTTCGGGCTCGTACATGCGGAACAGGCGCGCCGGCGGCAGCTTGAAGGTGCCGCGCTGCGAGAAGCGGACCAGGTGGCGCACGGTCAGCGGCGTGCCTGCCACCAGCGTGTCCAGCGGCACGGCGTAGCCCTGCGCGGTGGCCTGGCTCTGTGCGCGCTCCATCGGCTGCAGCTTGCCGGCACTGTCGGCCATGTCGATGCCCCAGGTGCTTTCTTCCACCGCCGCGCCCGGCGGCAGCGCGGCCTCCACGAGGCTCCAGCGCAGGGCCTTCGGGGCCGTGACGGTGAGCTGGTCGAGGTAGAGCGCGTTGGTGTCCAGCGGCGTGCCGGGTTTCACGGCTTCGAGCTTCACCGTGATGCGGCCGTCGCTGACCACGGGGAC
Encoded here:
- a CDS encoding GNAT family N-acetyltransferase, encoding MATQAPHDYPGHLVEDWQLADGTRLRIRPIRADDLEMHTAFVASLSNETGYHRLLSPRKPQSDELWRMTHIDYDRELALIATAAVDGAEQQMGVVRYVRGDTPETAHIAEFAIVIADAWQHHGLALKLMRKLIDAATAAGVKQLADITLYDNVGMLALARKLGFTLQRDPGNPNVTRLRLALDAPAPAP
- a CDS encoding YfaP family protein encodes the protein MNHSFLAHRAAFAAIGLLSCLAGVAAHAQTTLDTPRGGWRNAPARQQDFVQEVHYPASSVNANGRSEASLIRGRIAATPKSKDAKDTAPRTPARLIVDGIAIPLLTDEKGNFARPWSFGSGSHGVEVRSPNGEVARSQFYETQASRVPVKLRIVLSWDSDSTDLDLHVVSPDGQHVFYGARVAPNGGALDVDVTTGFGPEIFATPSPVQGAYHVFVNYFGAGEQRDAITTAQVAILQDEGTPKEKQQVFRVPLRKPGELTLVHSFLVP
- a CDS encoding DUF2300 domain-containing protein, whose amino-acid sequence is MKAARVFSRLAASGAGAVALAVALALPALAAAPTKVQPRLAWLTDEGMVAVERTPQGTTRLPASDALQAPLGSVWKLFVYSYLSVNATQEPTYRCASAQRRTDDEYCCDPGASIGRAQALAQSCGPYFEPARLGIRAADWTRFWRDHDAPAWLLRLDAMQPDTRVPVSELLAALRQVPASARTAARQALQPVTVRDDDVLAALGGGPRLKTWSWREGTQPVGGAAGWLADGTPFWFGDAGTSRSALRADATWMAAQWAAHGLAAPVPDGVAVSAQPCIAVDFFQRYPITIVQRAVPGNTTAAPAGPLRGRYRIAFQNGSQLVMEAVPAQVLRYGADGPRIAARLPLEDYVARVLDREGDARETEAARALAIAARTYVLQNATETGGCRQIADDSRTQRVSPNPPSASARAVAAFTEGLVVDGQAVRYHGDQASPGVMSWQAAVAAGRQGQPFAAILRTAYPRGSLASFRAEADCTPLPQAQQWLAERQQRWRRVLRAEAGFQPVDDTLRVCQLAMGVPHSDQRRLVIRVREWHSREGRVALIHEYLHLAFRDHPHGQDETFIERLAQQLADS